The genomic window CATTGTTATGATTTGCTCTGGAGGGCACGGGGCCCGGCCAGATTCTGGGGAGTCCAGAGGATCGGGGGGACAAACCCCTTTTTTATCAGGTTGAGGCGGTCAAACCCAATCCTTCTGGGTTACTCGTAGCCCCTGCCAACGGAGAAAAATGTGACTGCGCCCTCCCGGGCTGTCCCTCGCCCCTTCAGATGTCATTCTGTCCCTCGGCGTGTCCGAGTGCACCAGGACTTGCGCTGGCAgagcagggcagggcagggcaggagATGTTGCTTTGACTCTTAAGGGACAGGGGTGCCCCGAGCGGGGCTTTCTGTCCTCTGGGTTTGGGAAGCTTCTCTccggggctggggggggggggcttgcgTGCGCCCCGGAAAGAGGTAGAACCTGCTCCTCCTCGCTGACCTTGCTCGTCCCAGGCAGGCAGCTGCCCAGGATGGGAGTTGGTGTTCCGATTATCTGTACAAGAAATCTGCCTGAAGGTTCTCGTTCTcctgcctctgtctctgcctctgtctgtctctgtctctctgtctctgtctctctgtctctgtctctgtctctgtctctgtctctgtctctgtctctgtctctgtctctctgtctctgtctctgtctctcgttTTATagcccctttccttctcccctatttctcactccctccctctcatctctctctctcctcccaagcCCTTTAGAGCAGCaggagcagttttttttttcctgtaaatacatacatatatatatatatatatatatatatatttcccccttctctttctcttttggtctTATCAACGTTGAGCTTCCGCGTTAAAAAATAACAAGGTTTAATTGTCCCCAGGAAGGAAATTAACCCGGGACAGAGGGACTAggaggattttttgggggggggggggtctcagCCCGGGGCCCCTCTAAGAGCAGCCCTGCTTGGAGCCCGTGTGGGCTCCCCTGCAGCCCCCGCTGCCCGTGGCTCGTTAGCCCGGGTCCCTGCCCGCTGTGAGGGGGCTTCTCAGCCTGGGGGAGCCGGAGCCCCTGAGGGCCCGGAGCAGCTCGGGCTCGCCATTGCCTTCCCGCGAGGGGCCGGCAGGAGGCAGTGCAGGACCGGCGCTGTAgatgctcctcctcctcctgcatcCCTCCCGGGAGGCTGAGCGCTGAGCAGGCTGGAGCTGCGTGCAGCTCCGCTGTGAGTCAGCCCGCCGGTGACACACTCTACCGGAGGGCATGCGGGTTCGTGAGAGGCCGGGGAGCTCCGGGGTTTGCACCTGACGAGGAGCGCCTagcctccgccgccgccgccgctgggAAACGGCGAGCGAGCTCGGCCGCCCGGACAAAGGCGCGGGAGGTGAGTGAGCTGTCAGGACGCGGCAGGCTCTGGGGGCGCGGGCCCGGCCCGCGCTGCCCCCCACCCCGGGGCTGGCTTCGGCCCGCCCGGTCTCGCCCCCTGCGGCTCCGGCTCCCGGATCTCCCTCCGAGGAGGGGCCGAGCGCCCAGCCCCCGCCTCGCGCTGGGAGTGAGAGAGCCGCGggagccgggggggggggggggggggggatcccTGCCGGGCGCCGCTAGGTGGGGGGCCGGCGCCCCTTGGGGAGCCGGGGGCGAGCCTCGGGCCCCTTGCGGCGGGGCTGGGCGTGGTGGGCCCGGGGAGCGCCGTTCCGGCCCGAGCTCACTCAGTGAGCAGGAATGGAGCCCGGGCTGCCAGTTCCCCCCTGATGGATGACTGATGCGGGTTTCACCTtttccagcccccccccccccggcccccgCTCGCGGGGCTCCCTTCCGCCTTTTGTAGCACTGTGCACTTGTGAATCTCGCTACCTGGGCGCCtgccctctttcccttttcttcttaaaaatcccccctccccccccctttttttgctgACAACTTATCccgctgggggagggaggggtggGAATAGTTCCCCGTGGGACTGGCCTCCCTCCGACCCCTGGCCGGGCTCCCTCCCTCCTGGCCGAAGCCCGGGGGGCTGTAACAGCTCGTCTGCAGCCCTTGGTGTCTCCTTCTTCCCGGAAGCTGGGGAGCCCTGCTTTAGACGAGTACCGGGCTGGAGAGGGATACAGTCGCAGGTGAATTGACAGGAGAACATGCGTGTCTATTTCCGTGGTTTCCTGTGGGGTTCTTGTGAAGTTCCTGCTTTTCCTCCCAGAACCCTTTTCTACAACTTCAGCAAGGCCGCGGGACTCCCTGCTCGGCACACAGTGGGCACTTCATCCCTGCCTCTACATCAATCCCCTCTCCTTCTTCCAAGTGGTTTTCCGGAAAACAAGAAGTCTTCTTCTGACCTAGCAACGAATAGCAATGCCTGCCACTGTTGCTAGCtgaccttttctcctcctcttaaATAGGGAGTGACATTGGGGGTTGTGGAGTGAGGAGGGAAGGCCGTCATTCCATCCTAATGGAGGCCTTTGGACCGGCTCCACCTGCTTGGAGCCCAGGTGAAATTCGCCATTGATCTTGCAGAGCCGGAAGAGTTGGGATCGGGTACATCCGTCTCCAGAGGAGCATTTGGTGAATCCTCTTTCCCTGGAGAATCCTATGCAGCTCCCCATCCTCCATCTTCCACTGCCCTCTTTGTGTCTTTGCAGAAGCTGTCCTCCCTCCCACCTGAGTGAACTCCTTCCTCGTCTGCCCTTCGGCCTTAGAGAATACGAGGGAGGGCATGGGGATTAGTTTGTCCAGTTTTCATTTACTTAAGCCCTTGTTGTTTCCCCAGTAGAATCTGGGATcttatttcattagttttttttttattaattaattgattgatttttaagaCACATTATGACTCCATGAATCATGTAGAGGCCGGGATTGGTTTGAGtaattgactgattgactgagcATCTTACAAAGTACCTGACATAGAACCTAGTAAGACTAAGTGCTTAATGCATCCTTTGGCTTGGCAATCCTGCGTTGAATGAATGACTTAGTaggtttttcaccttttttagtGAGATGTTCTTTTAGTACCACCCTGATTTCCTGATATATTTTGCCCACTCTTTGTTAGCAAAGAATGAAAAGTTAAAGAGGAAAAACCAGGTGACAAAACCATATAATCCAGCATCGGAGCAAAGGCAGTGTTCCATACCCATGCCCTCCTGCCACGGcaaacaacaacagtaataagAGTCAGGTCTATGTGGTGCTTTAAGATTGCGAAGTGTTTGGGATCCatgttatcccatttgatcttcataaaagCCATCCAGGGAGGTGGGGTCATTTGACCGATGCAGAAAAAGAGGCTGAAAGAGTTGAAGGGATTTGCCCGGGGTTGcagagctattaagtgtctgagatagggTTCCATGTGACACCGGGTTTTCAAATGAACCTGTGAGCCAAGGCAGCTGATGGCAAAGGTAATGGGATAGCCCGGATCAATGATTGATAGAGGATTCTAATTGAGACGCTGCTTTTCTTCCTGCCTAGGTCCCGGCCTGATCTCTGAATAGGGAAGAAGGTGACTCTCTGTACTTCATAAAAGATGGAAGCCGAGACAGAGACAGCCTGCATTGTGCAGCCTCATTGTCCTTCGGATGAGTTTCCTTGCCAGGTGAGACTATCTGAGAAGATTGCTCCAGTGAAGACTTGTTTCAAGAAAAAGCAAGTTCAGAAGAGACTCAGCACAGGGACCTTGAGAACCTTGAGACCAATATTAAACACCTTACTAGAATCGGGCTCCCTCGATGGAGTTTTCATGCCTGTGAACTCGAGTGGAAATGGCGGTAGCAGCCTGTGCCAGCCAACTGTGGAGAAAACACTGGGAATGAATTCTCCGTGCCCACCGGTGGCCAGCGATATGAGCATTCTACTGCCCGCAGGGGCGGATGTCGGAGCGCCGATAGCGGAAGCGGAACCTTCCTCGGAGGACACGGAGCAGGTGGTCCCATCCCAAGACCATGGCTTCCCATCAGAAACTAGCAACGGGACTGTGCCTGATCCTGCCGTGGGGCCCTTCCAGGATGCCCTCCTGCACGCGGCCCCCAGCGACGTTCCCGTCAGTCCTGACTGTGCCGAGAAGGCGATGGAGTGTATTCCTGGTTTGTTTCAACAGGACAGCTATGCCCTCCAATATAACTTAAACACCAGCAACAAGTTGAATACTGGACTCTTCCAGGGTAAGAGCGAGGAGGCTTCCCTGGATCTGGTTTTTGAACTGCTGAACCAGTTACAGTATCACACGCACCAGGAGAACGGGATTGAGATTTGTATGGATTTCTTGCAGGGCTGCTGTGTTTATGGCAGCGACTGCTTAAAGCATCACACGGTCTTGCCCTACCACTGGCAAGTCAAGAGGACGGCCAGCCAGACGTGGCAGAGCGTAACCAATGATTCTCAGGAGCACTTGGAAAGGCTCTTCTGCAACCCAGACAATGACAGAGTCAGGCTGAAGTACAGGTACGTAAGTGGCCACTCATCCCCCAGCCCACTGCTGGCTAGCTGTCCATCCTGCTCCAGAAGAGCAGCCTGTTCTCCCTGGATTTTCCCCTGTTCCTTTTAAAAGAACACAATTGCTTAAACAATTCTGACTTCTCCCTATGATGACAGCTCATCCTCATTACTTACCAAGGTCACTGGGACTTTAGCATTTGGAAAATCAAAATAGATCGTATTTTGGGCAAGGCTTTTCTTACTGAATTGGGTGTGTATTGAATTCTGTGTGCCAAGAAATCTTTTTGTTCAGTGCAGAGTTTGCTACTTAAAAGAATCCTAAGGTGAAACTTTTTGTTGTTCTCTCAATTTCTGTTGACGTTTGGCTTTTAGATGTTGGGATTTTCTAGAGCAGTGAAACCTGCCACATGATTTGTGGGGCACACATTGAGAGTATTTTCCCACCTAAACCAATATGTTCTGAGCTGTGACGTTACAAATAATTCCGACAACCGGACGAACCCCTTTTGATGTTTTTCCTTCTATCAGACAAAGCTCTTAGCTCAGTACTTTGTTGATATCAGAAAGTTTTTAgtcaaattcttttgatttttcctttttatcggATGCCCTAAAGCTTTTTTTAGTCATTGTGATAATTATTTAATGCCCCTTAGCTAAGAACAGGGGTTCTATTTGTAGCAATGAACCCCGTTAGCAAATGGGTAGAGCTTGGACCATTTTTCAGTAAAATGTTTCTAGATAAAagggaattacaaaggaaaccatttaCAGTGAAATAtggtgattatttaaaaaaaaaagaaaataagtgcaTGGACCATTGGTTAAAAGCCTCTGCCTAGGACATATTTTAACTGTAGTTTCATCGATTTTTAATGAGGTCAGAAGGTAGGCTTCTTTGTCTGTTATGAGAAAAGCTCTGCTACCTTACATAAGAAGCCTTTAGATAAATGGTCCAGTTCTTTCACTGTGAATGTCCGGGAAGCTGTATTTGACAGAGAATTTGTCTCCATGTTCTAATTCTGTTGAACtttgaaacaaagagaaaaactacAGAGGgccatgaaatttaaaaaaaaaatgaaagaatgggcAAAGCTATTGGACCAAAACCATTCTTTTGTAGCCTtaagatttctctttctttgaatctGAGTAAGGAGTGATCGTTAATGGTGACCAAGGGTTGACACCATTTCTCTGGAATAGCAATGAAAGAAGTCTGGGAACTCCAGAGGGATTAACCTGGAAGGACAGTAAGGGctgaaagcaaaagagaaagttGGGAGTGGGGAGTCCATTCAGTTTGCAGGATTGTTGTTCTAGACTTGGAGGGTTTACCACCATGCTCAAAGCATGTCTTGCTGCTGGGTTCATTTCAGCATTTACTCTGGTCCAATGAGTGACTCTGGAACCCCAGAGTTCTTCATCTTTTTGGTGTCTTGGACCTCATGGCCAGGCTAGTGGAGGCTCTGGACTCCTCCTCAGAATCTGGTTTTCGTACATAGTACATAGGGTGGCCAATATTCAGTAATACTGAAATTTTTCAACCAAGTTAAGGGATCTCAGGTTGATTGCTCTAAGCATTAGCAGAATCAGAGAAACTTTCCAGTGATTCCCTccctcttaaaaaagaaaaatggttaagAAATCATGTAACTCAATGATCCTATCTGTCAACATATGCAATATGGTActgattttttcactttttttttgccaaaaaaagacAGATGTTTATGTTATCTTTGGGAAGGGGGCCAGTCGGTCAACACACAttgttgtttggttatttttttgttatgtccaactctttgggaccccattaggggttttctGGGCAGATATTGGAGTATCcttctccatttttttaaatggatgaggaaattgaggcaaagaggattaagtaacttgcccaaggtcacactggaactcaggaagatgaggcttcctgacttcaggcctgctACTCTCTCCACTGCCCAATTAACTAGCCCAATATACATGAATAAACACCAATGATATGCCAGGCTCTGTAGTGAACAATGaatctaaaataagaaaaaggaagacagTCTTTGTCCTGCTGGGGTTTACCATCTTACTAGGGTGGAGGTGCTGAGTAAGGTATCCAACTTGGGAGCATGGTGGAGAAACCCCAAGCAGAGCATCCAGGTGACAGGCTAAGTAGCTAGCTGAGCTAAGCATCTCTCCTTAAGTGTAGGAGGTCATGACTCTTCTCCCATTGGGTCAGGAGTAGTGATGAGGTTGAGTACTGAGGCTGATTGAGGGATGATGAAGTTTGTCATCCTTCAGCTCATCACTGATCATGAGCATTAGGAGATTGCATTTTGTGTCTCTCTAAATGAAAAATTTAGGGGAAAAGTGGGCATGAGGACTGTCCGTGAAGCCGCTTTGAGGTGGAAGTCAGGCTGTGTGGGAACTATTTGCTGAACAGAAATTTCTCATCTTCTAGTGTCTTGCGTCCTAGTTCTCTTTTGATGGGATAATCAGGATTTTGCTGGTGAatcttatgattttaaaaagccaccattttttcctctgaggaAGAATTCATCGTGAGTTAGGAGAaaatgacttcttttttcttctgatttttttaagcCCTCTGTAGCATACagctttcttttccaaatccAACAGGGTACACAGGAGCTAGCAGTTCTAAACTGGTGTGACCAGGTTGACTGAttaaaaaacaaccaccaccaccgaGTCACCCAACCCTCCCAGCCTCTTTAATCCGTCCAACTCCACCAGGGCTCAGGCTGGTAAACTTTCAGCATCTTAGGCCACTGAGTTTCTCTGCAGTTAAACTGGCCAGGAAGAAACTTCTCAAGGTCACTGTCAAAGACAGTACATTCTGTTAGCAGGAGTAAAGTGAGAGGGGAAGAGTAGCAGTTGGATTCCAGAAAAATCCAGGAACCAGGCTGAGGTCATTGTGTGGGGGCATTCTGTGTTTCAGTCTTTCTTAAAGGCTGTTCCGGGCTAAAGTACAGAAGCTGACCTTTGAGCGGCTCTCGCAGAGTTAGTTACAAAGCTGGCACAGTGGGGGCtggcttttaaaaatagttttaatgaagATAAAGTGTATTATACACTTAGGCAATAGACAGCTTCAATCGATTGTGTTTGTATATGgatgtgtacatgcatgtgtttGTACATGTGTGTGGACACATGTCTCTGGGTGTGTATATGTGGGAAGAGGGGTGTGTGTGCGCTTACTGACAGGGTGGTTATAATCTTGATAGACAAGaagtcctggatttgaatcctgctgTTGACTTCCACTGGCCATGTGAACTTGGAGGAGTCATTTAGTGCCCCGGGCAGCTTTCTAATGCTCCGAGTGATTCAGAGGGAGGTTTCACATTAGGGAGTTCCCTACCTCTGATCCCACATTGTGGGTCATGACCCGGCAAAAAAACCAGTGTGTTTCCTAATTATAATGTgagtattattgttgttgttcccCTCCATGACAATGTTGGTGGTGATATTTTTAATGATGATCGGATGGCTAAAGTTCCCTCCCGGGACTTCGGATAGGGGACCCAGCGTCCAAAATGCGCGGCTGCCATGGGATCGACCTGTGGTCAATGCAACCTGGTTTTCCTTGTATTCCCAAGCGATGTTGGGTTTCCTAGCAACAAGATGCAGATAACGGCATTGCCGAGAGATTCGCAAACAAGCCGGAGCAGCCCAGTTCACATGGTTACCACATTATTTGGCTAAAGCTTATTAATCTCTTGTGGTCAGGCTTGTAAAGCTAGTCTATCTATGCAGATTGCGTACAACCAGGAAGCGGCCCTTGTCTGCTGCTTGGGGAAGGGCCAAGTCCCAGGCAGCCGCGGGCTAACCAATGGGTGGCGGCTGTTTGTGTTGCTTGTTTGCAGCAGTTGCTGTGGCATGGTAACTGAGTGGCCACCGCActggctctccagaatgtcttCATTGTGTGCACTTTGGAGGAAGCTCGGGATCCTGGGCTCTCTAAGCCTGGGGAAACCGAACCGGGCCCAGGTTACGCAGGTGGAATTTCTTACCGGCTCCTTTTCCCGGCTGGGTTCGCTGTCAAATATTATTTAACCCCAAAAGGCCCGCGGTGCGTTGGTTTTATTCCTAGGGATGAAATCAGATGACAAAGTTCTATTGGACGGTAGCCTAGGGTCCTTTTCCAGGCTTTGGTTCTATGAGTCTCTGAGCACATTTTCAGCAAAATTTAGTGCCTGCTGATTTAACGGCCTGTTTTCAGTGGAATAGTTtttgtttcacacacacacacacacaaaatctggCCTTCAGCCTGACTGAGGAGACAGTAGGGTTGGCCATGGACTTTCTCATGCTGCCTTTGTACATCTGCATCAGCTGGGCACCGGTGGTGGGCCGGACCGCTGCAGACCCAGCCCCGAGACTTCCCTTTGAACCTGGCATAGGCCTTGGAGTGTTTCCAGATGGGGACCTTGCGCTCTTGGCGGGGGGAACCCCACACAACTGAATGTTTTGTTTGGGGACTGAGAGAAGGGATTCTCTGACGGTCTAAGGCTGGTTGTCAGTGGGAGGGAATAGTTTGATGGCAGAACTCAGCAGTTTTAAAAGCCCCACACTAATCATCCGAGTGTTGTGGTGGATAATTGGGATTGTTGGTGGAGGCCGCGCTAATCTGCCTTTCAAATCCCGGCCCCCATTTGGCCACGGCCCTCTGTTTAAGGGAGCTGGAATGTTCTGGAAGGTGGGACCACTCAGTATAGGGGCGGATTCCCACTTGCCTTTGGAGCTCTCGAGGCAGGTTCACGTGTGACCCGAAGGGAAGGAAACGCGGAGGATCCCCAGTATTGTTTAGTCTTCGCTCCAAGCCCAGGCTTCTGTTCCTCCTTTAGAAACCAGGCTGttgttgaccaaaaaaaaaaaaagggagttgATCTTGCTGGAGGATTAGGCTCAGAGTGTTGTCATATTCTCGGTTTCTGTGCAATTTCACTCACTCAGGTTGTTTCTGAGAGTGCTTTTCTGCTCTATCACCATCAGGTGACTTCACAGGTAGGCGGGAGCTCTGGTCACCCCAGAGGCCCCTTTTGTCCTGGATGGCGCTTGCTTTGTTTGCACACTGTAAGCTTCCCGAGGTCAAGAGCTGCCCTTTtggacctggcacatagtaggcacttagaaATTGTGTGTTAATTGATCCATTGATTGATGGATGGTGGTGATGATAAGCTATCAGAACACTTCCTGGCACATTAGCCTATGACCTTTATTCTAATTTACCTTCCCTCCATCATCCCCaccatctcccccctccccccacccccaaggaCTCCTGCCTTTACTTCTGCTTTGCCCAAATCGCTAAATTAAACAAGTTAGCTCTGTGGCCTGCACAGCTGTGGCAATGTATGAGCTAACTCATTATGTGTTATTGATAAGACTGGAGAGGAGCGAACAGCTGAAACTCGCTCACTAGGCCTTGTGACATTTTGGTATTTCTTGAATATATACAGCTGGATgggtttgaatttatttttaaaaatcaagagaaagaaagagaggagaagagaagagggagtcTCTCTGTAAGCAAGATGTGCCTGAAGTGACTCTGCAAATGGGCTGCCTGGTGCTGAAGAATAATGCGCTCGATGAATTTATTCTCTGTACCTCTTTGTACTGCCATTTACatatgaaataaaactaattGGCTTCTATCTCCACACATCCAGAGAAGTTCCTTGGCCTTGGGTAGAGCTATCTGGAGAATCAACAGCAATCactccatcatttcttttctggttttgtcttttttttttttaaacccagtgAATTCTGGGTCTTAGGAAGAAGCAGCTGTCACCTGGCTCCAGGTCATTTTTTCCCCTGGTGTCCTCCTGGCAATTAAACCAACCTTCCAGAGGTAAAGATGAG from Sminthopsis crassicaudata isolate SCR6 chromosome 3, ASM4859323v1, whole genome shotgun sequence includes these protein-coding regions:
- the TIPARP gene encoding protein mono-ADP-ribosyltransferase TIPARP isoform X2, producing the protein MEAETETACIVQPHCPSDEFPCQVRLSEKIAPVKTCFKKKQVQKRLSTGTLRTLRPILNTLLESGSLDGVFMPVNSSGNGGSSLCQPTVEKTLGMNSPCPPVASDMSILLPAGADVGAPIAEAEPSSEDTEQVVPSQDHGFPSETSNGTVPDPAVGPFQDALLHAAPSDVPVSPDCAEKAMECIPGLFQQDSYALQYNLNTSNKLNTGLFQGKSEEASLDLVFELLNQLQYHTHQENGIEICMDFLQGCCVYGSDCLKHHTVLPYHWQVKRTASQTWQSVTNDSQEHLERLFCNPDNDRVRLKYRGHEFWADLNAMSVYDTTEFDQIRRLSTPSSLTVSSNYHTVWKYFCRDHFGWREYPESVIRLIEETSLRGLREVRFSMMHHQYVLNIKDNYQQNVFSRRIMKKRPLLRSCLVLMPYLQKKEYMSKKANDISRIMNERHLFHGTSQDVVDGICKHNFDPRVCGKHATMFGQGSYFARKASYSHSFSKRSPKGVHFMFLAKVLTGRYTVGNHNMRRPPPVNPDSITSDLYDSCVDNYFEPQIFVIFNDDQSYPYFVIQYEEVSNTVTI